A genomic stretch from Coffea arabica cultivar ET-39 chromosome 10c, Coffea Arabica ET-39 HiFi, whole genome shotgun sequence includes:
- the LOC113713339 gene encoding putative late blight resistance protein homolog R1A-3, giving the protein MEAAVVGAVLGSIIPYLLQLIKENRELISSNYKKIDDLSKNLHLLNKFMVKYTEDHYKDDILMGLAEEIRMRVYEVEDVLETYIVEESLYKKKNFVRKAVGSLKHLSDLKSIGKTIQELSKRVEQTRSDNRGYVPVLVEGVKRNNAISKDNQLEGYPEADRIIGFEDAADDVLKLLAVKSEAEEQSTSEAAQQSESKLKVVSIHGMLGLGKTTLANKILTDQNTEYEFLTRILVSVTKKYEKKEVLLSILRSLKISISDQNMSEADLVNKVRDGLKYRYLVVVDDVWEGEHWDNLKGAFPDNNNGSRVIITTREVRVAKYVSPKCEPYQLRFMKPEEAEELLRMKVFEENKCPEELKPIERLILEKCDGLPLAIVVTGGILKANPKDANWWKDVLDEVPPLVDKKRVERIDRYIRLSYDKLHHEVKPCFLYLGVFPENLEIQVWKVLQLWIAEGFIPQHETASLERMAEQYFGELVDRNLLIVGKRTLSGKIKTCRIHDTLRDFCKKTAKVEDLFQAIHKNTNPSSSRRLCCINAQFSEYILGGQPADKVRSFLSFGQDETKYNEDPSSSIFKPFKLLRVFDISSIYINFHGRFPTKLPNLVLLKFIAINFNLKNLPKSMSSLRNLEALIVHTTEPTLDIQADIWMMTKLRLLHTNTTASLPECHDQSSSSEYLQTLSTISSHSLTKEVFERTKKLKKLGISGSLGTLVKTNGDSDLFECLCRLSSLENLRLHSDESKLLALPQPDKLPKNLKRLSLHKTGLEWNNHMPILGGLQSLEVLKLKDKAFVGVEWKTEKGGFRSLKVLFIGDTDLENWEVKADDLPELRWLILKHIKSLEQMPSDFEHMKNLERIDLERTNRWLVKSAKDIQKSRPQIKLSVYPPEK; this is encoded by the exons ATGGAAGCAGCTGTTGTAGGAGCTGTATTAGGAAGTATCATACCATATTTGCTGCAGCTGATCAAAGAAAATCGGGAGTTGATCAGCAGCAATTACAAGAAAATCGATGATCTGTCCAAAAACCTCCATCTCTTGAATAAGTTCATGGTTAAGTACACTGAAGATCACTACAAAGACGACATCCTGATGGGACTGGCGGAGGAGATCAGGATGCGGGTGTACGAAGTTGAAGATGTTCTTGAAACCTACATCGTCGAAGAGTCACTGTACaagaaaaagaatttcgtccgtAAAGCGGTTGGCAGCCTAAAACACCTAAGTGATCTTAAGAGCATCGGGAAAACCATCCAAGAGCTCAGTAAAAGGGTCGAGCAAACGCGGAGTGATAACAGGGGCTACGTCCCTGTCTTGGTGGAAGGGGTCAAAAGAAATAATGCGATTTCTAAAGACAATCAG CTTGAAGGCTATCCAGAGGCAGACAGAATCATTGGCTTTGAGGATGCAGCTGATGACGTATTGAAACTTCTTGCTGTCAAATCTGAGGCGGAGGAGCAGAGCACATCCGAGGCAGCACAACAAAGTGAGTCGAAGCTAAAAGTAGTGTCAATTCATGGCATGCTTGGCCTAGGAAAGACGACACTTGCAAATAAGATCTTGACTGACCAAAACACTGAATATGAATTTCTTACTCGTATATTGGTTAGTGTTACCAAAAAATACGAGAAGAAAGAAGTGCTTCTTAGTATCCTAAGGTCATTGAAGATCAGTATTTCGGATCAGAACATGTCAGAGGCAGACTTAGTTAACAAGGTCCGAGATGGATTAAAGTACAGGTATTTGGTTGTGGTGGATGATGTTTGGGAGGGAGAACATTGGGACAATCTGAAGGGTGCTTTCCCAGACAACAACAATGGTAGTCGGGTGATAATAACTACTCGAGAAGTGCGTGTTGCCAAATATGTTTCACCAAAGTGTGAACCCTACCAATTGCGATTTATGAAGCCAGAAGAGGCTGAAGAATTACTAAGGATGAAggtttttgaagaaaataaatGTCCAGAGGAACTGAAACCCATTGAAAGGTTGATTCTGGAAAAGTGTGATGGGCTACCACTAGCAATAGTGGTGACAGGAGGTATCCTTAAAGCCAATCCAAAAGATGCAAATTGGTGGAAGGATGTACTTGATGAAGTTCCTCCATTAGTTGATAAAAAAAGAGTGGAACGGATTGATCGTTACATAAGACTAAGCTATGATAAATTGCATCACGAGGTCAAACCGTGTTTTCTCTACCTTGGTGTCTTCCCTGAGAATTTGGAGATCCAAGTCTGGAAAGTGTTACAATTGTGGATCGCTGAAGGGTTTATTCCCCAACACGAGACAGCAAGTCTGGAGAGAATGGCAGAGCAATATTTCGGGGAGTTGGTTGATAGGAATTTATTGATTGTGGGAAAGAGAACTTTAAGTGGTAAGATAAAGACTTGTCGCATCCATGACACGCTGCGTGACTTCTGCAAGAAGACGGCCAAAGTAGAAgatcttttccaagcaattcaCAAGAATACCAATCCATCTTCCAGCCGTCGACTTTGTTGCATTAACGCTCAATTTTCAGAGTATATTCTTGGAGGACAACCTGCTGATAAAGTTCGATCATTCTTGAGTTTTGGTCAGGATGAAACTAAGTATAACGAGGATCCCAGCTCAAGTATATTTAAGCCCTTCAAATTACTCCGAGTGTTTGATATTTCATCCATATACATTAACTTCCATGGCCGCTTCCCCACCAAACTGCCCAACCTTGTTCTCCTAAAGTTCATTGCCATCAATTTCAACCTCAAAAACTTACCCAAGAGCATGTCTAGCTTACGTAACTTGGAAGCCCTTATAGTTCACACAACTGAACCAACCCTAGATATACAAGCAGACATTTGGATGATGACAAAGCTAAGGCTTCTACATACTAATACCACCGCATCCTTGCCGGAGTGTCATGATCAATCCTCCAGCAGTGAATACTTACAAACTTTGTCCACCATTTCGTCTCATAGTCTCACGAAGGAAGTGTTTGAAAGGACTAAGAAACTCAAGAAGCTTGGTATAAGTGGGAGTTTAGGCACTCTAGTGAAGACCAATGGTGATTCTGATTTGTTTGAATGTCTTTGCAGACTAAGCTCCCTTGAAAATTTGAGGTTACACAGTGATGAGTCCAAGCTACTTGCCCTTCCTCAACCAGATAAATTACCAAAAAACCTAAAAAGATTGAGTCTGCATAAGACCGGTCTGGAATGGAATAATCATATGCCTATTCTCGGAGGGCTCCAGTCTCTTGAGGTTCTCAAGTTAAAGGATAAAGCTTTTGTGGGAGTAGAGTGGAAGACAGAAAAAGGGGGTTTTCGTTCTCTCAAAGTTTTGTTCATTGGAGACACAGATCTAGAGAATTGGGAGGTTAAAGCGGATGATCTCCCAGAACTGAGATGGCTTATCCTCAAGCATATCAAATCTCTTGAGCAGATGCCATCCGACTTTGAACACATGAAGAACCTTGAAAGGATTGACCTGGAGCGTACCAATAGGTGGCTAGTTAAATCTGCTAAGGACATTCAAAAATCAAGGCCACAAATTAAGCTCAGTGTTTATCCTCCAGAAAAGTGA